tttgaccagaacgcgtctttcgcgttctggacgttgggggataaagttttatccccccagggagcccgaaacctttccaggcgccccgaccaagactataaatatagccttggtccagaagctgtaaatcaactgagaactcaagcattcattctacacttgtacgcttttctgttttaagcttctattgtgcgcttcattactgtaaaaggcttctccgcctaaaggagatactagtgctacgctttcttggattaacaaccttcccggttgtaaccaagtaaatctcggtgtgccttttacttttctgcttttatttatttctcttattttacaagtgttagtttaagagttcgagaagggtgtttgcgttttgatttttgcagggctatccaaccccccttctagccggcccaacggtcctacagaaacTTGTTTCGTAAACTCCCGAtatctctagatccatatttaagccttatcatatgggacgaatccaggattcatctcagattcaaataaaatatttttttttgacaaaatagAATGCCTCAATAAtcaatatggacctagagatatcgaaatttcatgaaataagttcttATGAGTTTGTAttattctcctgatcataaaaacaACCTCATCTATAATTTTGACACAATAAATTGAGTACAATAATTTTTATTTGTATAAGAcctaatttgtgttaaaaaattaCCACATTCAATTTATtgggtcaaaattatggatgaggtcaTTTTTATGATCAAGAGAGCAATACAAACCTATAAAAACTTGTTTCTTGAAATTTTGATATTTCTATGTCCATACTTATGGCTGAGGTCATTTTCATGATCAGAAGAATAATACGAAccaatagaatttttttttttatgaaattctgatatctctaaaTCCATATTTAGGCTttatatgtttttaatttttttatttgatttgaatctAGGACAAATccaagaaataaatttctatggattcgtattattaTCCTAATCATGAAAATgacttcatccataattttgatctAATAAATTGAGtgtgataattttttatttgtataagacctaatttgtgtttaaaaaaacTACCACACTCAATTTATtgggtcaaaattatggatgaggtcaCTTTCTTGATCAGGAGAATAATACGAactcatagaattttttttttcttaaaattttgatatctctatGTCCATATTTAGtcattctaaaatttttaatttttttttccaacatgggatgaatcctgTATTTGTCACAAATTTTAGGACGAATCCTTCACTCGTCCTAAATTTTGGGACAAACTTCgtttaaatttttaatgaaaATATTTTGTTGTAGATATCATTGCCAATTTTGGTCGATTTTTGTTTTTGTCGCTAAAGTTGTTGTGATTTTGGGATGAAAaatattcgtcccagattttcgTTCCTAAATTATTATTTTCGTAGTGCTTGGACAAATTTTACTTTGATCGATTTGACATTCGACACACGTAAATCGTACTCATAtacaagtcaatttaattcaatacaaTACAGATCCTAGATTTATAGCTTGTACACCCATATATGAGAGAAAGTATCTCCCCATTCATTTATTCACTTCATCATATATAATAATATAAACTAATAATAATGTCACGAGACTGACCTAAATCTATAGATAAAGAAATCTCTTTCTATTTGTTTTTCATTCCCATGTTTTTCATTCACTTTTTTTAGGGTTCAATGAACAGagatgaaaagagagaaactaGGGAAAAAGGAAGCGGGATTTGTGATTGGGTTCATTTTAGCCGCACTACAAGGAATACCTAACGCACGCATGGATTCATGTTCACGTAATTCCCTTACTTGGAACGACGCTGAAAAAGTGAGCAAAAAAAGCTGGACTAGCTGCGAAAGTGACACACTGCACTGCACTGCACTGCAATTAGATTGACCCACAAAATGTATAGTAAGGCAGATTTCTGGAGTTATCATCTATAAAGGTAGTGCATTTTACTTTGCTTTTTTAAGTTTCTTTTCAGTAATGCATTTTCTCTTTGTCTGTGTGGAAAGTACTCGTAGATCGGTGAATTTTATCTCTCTTTTTTCTTCTTACCTTACTAGCAGAGATTCAGAAAAGGTTGAAACAATTTTAAGGTCTGTGAATATTATGAGTCGAAAGAAGTTTTTTATTGGTCTTAAAAGAAGTTAGTTTTTTAATAACAAAACATACCAAAATGTTTCTGGAAAATGGTCATCAAAAGCATTCGTCTACTATTCAATCTCAAACGTACCTGAACACACTATTCGAGGCATTCAAAAAGGTTTATCTTTAGCTATCAAAATGGTTGCAAAAGATAGGAATTTAATTCAACAAAACAGAGATATCTGCCCCTTTCGAGAAGAACTCGAAAATAGATGCTTATTTGAGAAATGTGTCGAACATGAATCAGGCATAGGAACATATCAGACGGAAGAAACATGAAAAAGCTCAAAACCAGTAAATTAGTTGCCCACCATGAATAGGTTCCTTCGCCGGGAAGAAGAGAGTTTATACATTTGCATGTTTCTTTTGGAAGTCCGTGTCTCTGATATGATGCGTCAAATCCCAACATTACTCCAAACCAGTGTCTCTGCTGTGCAGATAATATTAAGGCTTAGGTGATAGGTCCTTTATGTAGTCCAGATTAAATATTTCAGATTCACTCGATGTCTCGACAGCTTCAGAAAACTGCAGGTTGTATTAGATACCATGAAGAGGATCTCTGTACCTTTTACGTTTCACTGAAACCTTCTGCCAGCATCATGGTTCATGAAACGCTGCCGTGTCCAGAAACTGCATTCGATTGTTATGGAAAAAGAAACTTTAATTGCAGACTTAAAAACATGCACACCCATTAACGTGCAGAGTTCCATTGTGCAGTCCCCTCCTTGCAAGATTTAGTTAGATTTGAGCCAGAATTTGGCCAGCTATCACTTTCAGAAACTGTCCTCCTTCTTAGGTTGCCTGTTCATTAAGCAGTGGTAACAAGGAACGTCAGTGGATTTATTTCCCTCGGTGTTCTTCTATGAAAAGAgggcatttatttatttttaattatactgTCGACTCTTGCCTCTTCTACTATCTGTCACATATACGGGACCATTAGAATGAGCAAATTGAAGCTCTTTTCTTGGTGTTGTAAAAGATTTTGTTGTCACCATCATTAATAAGTGATAGTGATACTCGTTAGTTTTTTTTTACGGAAGCTTTCTGAATAAATTTAAGAGTCATATCGTTGAAGACTACATAATCTCCTATAAATTTCAGGAACGGATTCGATCTACAACTCTCGTGATCATAGAGATTAGTACGTAATTAATTGAGATCGAACCAAATTTGCTTGAACACCTTGACGATGAGATCGTGGTACTCGTCGGAGTTGAGCGACAGATAGCAAGCGAGGAGCTCCTCCAAGTCCTTGGAAGCGCGGATGTTGTGTTCCACGATCATCTCCATCATGGAGTCCCGGAAGTCCCTCTGCGGGTCCGACGACGTCTTCACCACCGCCAAGGCACTCTCCGGCAGCGCCTTCTTCTGCCTCCGCGCTGCTCTGCTCCGGTGGGCCAGCCTCGGGGAGTTGGCGCGCACCCGTAGCCGGCGGGACGACGACAACGACGGTCGCCTCTGTTCCTGCGTCTCGTCAGACCCCACAGAATACGTGCCGCCTTGCAGTACCGGCTTCGTCGCGACCGGCCGGAGATTGAGCTCGACGGAGTCTCCGGCGCCCAAGTCGATGATGATGTCGGTGGCAGAGGAGATGACTCTGCAACAGCACGGGTCGGACTCGCCGCCAGCGAAGTCGGAGCCCTCGCGCGGCGTCTCCGGCGGTGCTAATtcggcggcggcggaggcgacCAGCCGCGGCCGCGCGGCGGGGGGCTTCTTCCTGCTTCCTCTCTTGGACTTCCGCGGCTGCTCCTCGAAACGGTCGGCCAGGGCTTTGCTTTTGGTGGGGGAGAATGAGAACCTCTCCGCCTCGGCTCTGCTGGAGTAGTACAAGGAGGCTCTACCCGGGAGGAGCTtagccggcggcggcggcggaggcgcCTGCTTCTTGCTCCTATTTGCTATGTGACTCATGTCCTTGAGCTTGTAGAACCAAGCATTGGGCATCATGTCAGACAGCCGAAATCTATAGTTCCCCATCAATGTAATCTCCCACTATCTAGCTCAAGAACACATCCTTTTTGGAGGCGGAGGAGGAGATAAATAAGGGAGAAGAACAGGAGCAGGGGAGTCTGGGGAAGGAACTAGACTTTTGAGACGAAGCTTTTGCACGCACGCAGTGCAGTGTGTGGGGGTCACCGTCCGTCGTGTCCTGTGAAGAGATAAACGAATGCGTGCAAACTAAAATAAAGGCCAACGCAGCTACGCAACAAGGGAGAAAGAGCGAGAGTGATGGGATGAATTGTTTATTGGGCAGATAAAGACGAGAGTATTCTATTACTAGAAATGGTCGCGTTCCCAGGATGGACCAACCAGGGTCCTCTCTAGTTGTTTCCATGGCGAGCCTGATCGATAGTCAGGTACGCGAAAGGCTGTTGAAGTTTTGACTCCGACGCCTGTATTCATTACGTGCAACTGGATGCTCCGACGCCCGTCTTCAACGAGCATTTCACTACGTGGCAATGAGTTGCATCGCGTTGCGTCTTCCACATCATTCAACCTGTCCTTTCGTTGGATCCTCCTTCGTTCCCATGCACACTGCTGCTGATTAATTTTGTCTGCCACTTGGACGATGCCACCGCTACCTGCTGCTTTATGATCGTCGTTACTTTTATCTGTCGGCGTATTGGTTAATTAAGACATTTTGCCCGATTCATGTCCGTGTCTTCGTAATACAACTCGAATTGGTCTTCTAGCAAGTCAGTTGGGCCTCCAACGGCCTGCACGAGCCGAGAGCGAACAAACTCGATTTTAACTACGAGACAGAGGACTGAGCAAATAGAAGGCGTACCAATCTGATTGGGCGAGGGAAAAATACAAGGATCATCATGAAAGCCTTCCCATTAGAGCATCCGAGGATCCGAATCTAGACCAGTCCCCCACGCTATGCCAGGCCAGGTCGACACTACTTTCCCTTGGCTAACTGACAAGTGATCCGACTACAATGTTGTTTTCACCTGTTCCGTGACGTACTCAGGTCGCCTGCTGCTTTCCTTTTGTTCCCTCTCGACCGTGTCGAGTGGAGCTGAGTCAATCGAGCACTCCGTCGGCTCAGATCGAACGAACGAACGAACTTGAGTTCGATCGACGCCGATTTGGCGGCGATTTCCATGTGTGGATTTGAGGGTAGCACGCTGGAGAAAAGAGCCAGGAAGGGGGGACCGAAGCTTACCGATCGCCTGTCGGAATCCAGTTATTGCTCGTTGGACACATGCGATTTGCTGAGCTGGCGAGCAACTCCACTCGCAACTTCCGCCCTCGCCTCATGACATGAAGTGCGAGCCAACCGTTCATCCAATCGCCCATCATCGCCCCCACTCTCGCATCGGGCGGACGTCGGCGTTCCATCGCCTGGCTTAGGCGAATGGACGGGTGGGATGGTCGTGGGTATTTTGGGAAGGCAAGGATTACAGCTAAAAGGCAAAAAAAGGCAGGAATGGTTCAGACGGATGCAGAGCGCGGTGGGCggcttaatatatattttttaatttattcactttttgaagtttccttttataactagtttattattatttttgttagctCGAAGAAATAGCTAGCTGCAAttagttgttgttttttttttttaccatttttcttttgtttttctgctGGTTCACCTCTCTTTCCTCTTGCTATTTCGCCCGCCTCCACGACCTCGCGAGGGGAAAAaacctagacctagggtt
This genomic stretch from Zingiber officinale cultivar Zhangliang chromosome 7A, Zo_v1.1, whole genome shotgun sequence harbors:
- the LOC122000676 gene encoding transcription repressor OFP1-like isoform X2; translation: MGNYRFRLSDMMPNAWFYKLKDMSHIANRSKKQAPPPPPPAKLLPGRASLYYSSRAEAERFSFSPTKSKALADRFEEQPRKSKRGSRKKPPAARPRLVASAAAELAPPETPREGSDFAGGESDPCCCRVISSATDIIIDLGAGDSVELNLRPVATKPVLQGGTYSVGSDETQEQRRPSLSSSRRLRVRANSPRLAHRSRAARRQKKALPESALAVVKTSSDPQRDFRDSMMEMIVEHNIRASKDLEELLACYLSLNSDEYHDLIVKAT
- the LOC122000676 gene encoding transcription repressor OFP1-like isoform X1, whose amino-acid sequence is MGNYRFRLSDMMPNAWFYKLKDMSHIANRSKKQAPPPPPPAKLLPGRASLYYSSRAEAERFSFSPTKSKALADRFEEQPRKSKRGSRKKPPAARPRLVASAAAELAPPETPREGSDFAGGESDPCCCRVISSATDIIIDLGAGDSVELNLRPVATKPVLQGGTYSVGSDETQEQRRPSLSSSRRLRVRANSPRLAHRSRAARRQKKALPESALAVVKTSSDPQRDFRDSMMEMIVEHNIRASKDLEELLACYLSLNSDEYHDLIVKVFKQIWFDLN